A window from Electrophorus electricus isolate fEleEle1 chromosome 7, fEleEle1.pri, whole genome shotgun sequence encodes these proteins:
- the LOC113580633 gene encoding teashirt homolog 1-like codes for MPRRKQQEPRRSAAYVPHAKNKVAFDEEHLQDDGLSMDGQDAMCNEEEEGSVRGPPTFYDSPCSNGINPDAGYASPLSDTSDQIPDFKSTSSKDGHENEELPSYKDNRNTLEDSLAQMKAVYANLISDASWSTFAMDITKPVPSTSVTTQTASSTPTITDITIESSHSNQKSSTASSINGIPGSNSECRSATPVSSSGTSNGGSASYDWHQAALAKTLQHTPYHLLPESSLFSTVQLYRQNNKLYGSVFTGASKFRCKDCSAAYDTLVGLTVHMNETGHYRDDNKDKEEDNSKRWSKPRKRSLMEMEGKEDAQKVLKCMYCGHSFESLQDLSVHMIKTKHYQKVPLKEPVPALATKLVPSTKKRPVQDPLMCPCSPESLTGSTGVVSVAEVGKDIKGAANPYVTPNNRYGYQNGASYTWQFEARKAQILKCMECGSSHDTLQQLTAHMMVTGHFLKVTNTASKKGKQLVFDAVVEEKIQSIPLPPTTTRLPVPSLKSQSVSPPLSGSEIKKETEEKKTEIHELFGGKIKEEKEEAKEKEAKENSTTYKYLREEDLEETPKGGMDILKSLENTVSSAISKAQTGTPTWGGYPSIHAAYQLQGSVKSSLLSTTVQSVPVQPAINSGIRTVVSDPASIIHSPCSPSSPPTLRNNVSAMEELVEKVTGKASVKKEKEEQMDGAERRRSAYAARSPTHKEKKDAVSPSLTAKNNSSRKTDGEVVCKMEPKETLVEGQNHTNVPESCKLPITNGNSLGVITDHLPETSFISPISALQSVMNTHLSKASKLVHPPSDPLSMLYRISNNMMEKSAYHSAYDKQNEPLNTYFYEDNNQPIDLRKFKSLNSDSTNSDTNSITSSHPVMNIINGARPLHSSLPLSDSVLCLRENALMDISDMVKNLTGHLTPKSSTPSSISEKSDADSSAFEDPLDDFSSAQKRKGRQSNWNPQHLLILQAQFASSLRQTPEGRYAMTDLGPQERVHICKFTGLSMTTVSHWLANVKYQLRRTGGTKFLKNMDSSQPVFLCGDCASQFRTPSSYISHLESHLGFSLKDLSKLSVHQLQEQQAASKKITDKIPCSSPLLSLTSLDEDSNPGYIYQCRLCNRTFVSKHAIKLHLSKTHGKTPEDHLVFVTPLEKLEKEEQ; via the coding sequence cCTATGTTCCACACGCCAAGAATAAGGTAGCCTTTGATGAAGAGCACCTTCAGGATGATGGGCTCTCCATGGATGGCCAAGATGCAATGTgcaatgaggaagaggagggtagtgTGAGAGGTCCTCCAACATTCTACGACTCACCATGCAGTAATGGCATCAACCCAGATGCAGGTTATGCTTCCCCACTCAGTGACACCAGCGATCAGATCCCAGATTTTAAGAGCACCTCTTCAAAAGACGGCCATGAGAATGAAGAGTTGCCCAGCTACAAGGACAATAGAAACACCCTGGAGGACAGTCTGGCACAGATGAAAGCTGTCTATGCAAACCTCATTTCTGATGCCTCCTGGTCCACCTTTGCCATGGACATCACCAAGCCAGTACCCTCTACTAGTGtcaccacacagacagccagTAGCACACCTACCATCACTGACATCACCATTGAGAGTAGCCACAGCAATCAAAAGAGCTCTACTGCCAGCAGCATTAATGGAATTCCAGGGAGCAATTCAGAATGCCGCTCTGCCACCCCAGTCAGCAGCAGTGGTACTAGTAATGGTGGTAGTGCATCCTATGACTGGCATCAGGCTGCTTTAGCCAAAACACTACAACATACCCCTTACCACCTACTGCCAGAATCCAGTCTTTTCAGCACAGTTCAGCTCTACCGGCAAAACAACAAACTCTATGGCTCTGTTTTTACTGGTGCAAGCAAGTTTAGATGCAAAGATTGCAGTGCAGCATATGACACGCTAGTTGGGCTTACCGTTCACATGAATGAGACTGGACATTACCGTGATGACAACAAAGACAAGGAGGAGGACAATAGCAAGCGATGGTCAAAGCCCCGCAAACGCTCCTTGATGGAAATGGAGGGCAAAGAGGATGCCCAGAAAGTACTGAAGTGCATGTACTGTGGCCACTCCTTTGAGTCTTTACAGGACCTGAGCGTCCATATGATCAAGACTAAGCATTACCAGAAAGTGCCTCTCAAAGAGCCAGTGCCAGCCCTGGCCACCAAGCTGGTGCCATCGACCAAAAAACGACCTGTTCAAGATCCCCTTATGTGCCCTTGTTCACCTGAGTCACTCACAGGTTCCACTGGTGTTGTTTCAGTGGCAGAGGTTGGAAAAGATATAAAGGGAGCAGCTAATCCTTATGTTACGCCCAACAATAGATATGGATATCAGAATGGGGCTAGTTACACATGGCAGTTTGAGGCACGTAAGGCACAGATTCTGAAGTGCATGGAGTGTGGGAGTTCTCATGATACCTTGCAGCAGCTAACTGCCCATATGATGGTAACCGGTCACTTCCTTAAAGTAACAAACACTGCATCCAAAAAGGGAAAGCAGCTGGTATTTGATGcagtggtggaggagaagaTCCAGTCAATTCCATTACCTCCCACTACCACCAGACTGCCTGTTCCCAGCCTTAAGTCCCAATCTgtgtcccctcctctctctggctcagagataaagaaagaaacagaggagaaaaagacagagattCATGAACTTTTTGGGGGAAAGAtcaaggaggagaaggaggaggctAAAGAGAAGGAGGCTAAAGAGAACTCCACAACATACAAGTACCTCAGAGAAGAAGATCTTGAGGAGACTCCCAAAGGTGGAATGGACATCTTGAAGTCTCTGGAGAACACAGTGTCCAGTGCCATCAGCAAGGCTCAGACAGGTACACCTACCTGGGGAGGTTACCCAAGTATCCATGCAGCCTACCAGCTTCAGGGATCTGTGAAGTCATCCTTACTTTCCACAACAGTTCAAAGTGTTCCGGTGCAACCAGCTATCAACAGTGGAATCAGAACCGTAGTTTCCGACCCTGCATCAATAATCCATTCCCCCTGCAGCCCCTCATCACCTCCCACCCTTAGGAACAATGTGTCAGCCATGGAGGAGCTGGTAGAGAAGGTCACAGGAAAGGCTTCTgtgaaaaaagagaaggaagaacaAATGGATGGTGCCGAGCGGCGAAGGTCTGCATATGCAGCCAGATCAccaacacacaaagagaagaaagatgcagtgtctccatctctcacagCAAAAAACAATAGCTCtagaaagacagatggagaggtTGTGTGTAAAATGGAGCCTAAAGAGACATTAGTAGAAGGCCAGAACCATACAAATGTTCCAGAATCATGTAAATTACCCATAACTAATGGCAACAGTTTGGGGGTCATCACTGATCACTTACCTGAGACATCTTTTATTAGCCCTATTAGTGCACTGCAGTCAGTCATGAATACCCATCTCAGCAAAGCCTCCAAACTAGTCCATCCTCCCTCTGATCCTTTGTCAATGTTATACAGGATCAGCAACAACATGATGGAAAAGTCTGCCTACCACTCTGCTTATGATAAGCAAAATGAGCCACTCAATACTTATTTCTATGAAGACAACAACCAGCCCATAGATCTGAGGAAATTCAAAAGCCTAAACAGCGACAGTACTAACAGTGATACCAACAGTATTACCAGCAGTCACCCAGTAATGAACATCATCAATGGAGCCAGGCCTCTTCACTCAAGCTTACCTCTTTCAGACTCTGTACTGTGTCTGCGAGAGAATGCCCTGATGGATATCTCAGACATGGTAAAGAACCTCACTGGTCACCTAACTCCAAAATCCTCCACACCCTCATCTATCTCAGAGAAGTCTGATGCAGATAGCAGTGCATTTGAGGACCCACTGGATGACTTTTCTTCTGCACAGAAGCGGAAAGGCAGACAGTCCAACTGGAACCCTCAGCACCTGCTCATTCTCCAAGCACAGTTTGCCTCTAGCCTGAGGCAGACTCCAGAGGGTCGCTATGCCATGACAGATCTTGGTCCTCAGGAGcgtgtgcacatatgcaaatTTACGGGCCTTTCAATGACCACTGTGTCCCACTGGCTTGCCAATGTGAAATACCAGCTGAGAAGAACAGGTGGGACAAAGTTTTTGAAGAACATGGACTCCAGTCAGCCTGTGTTCCTCTGTGGAGACTGTGCCTCCCAGTTCAGGACACCTTCATCTTATATTAGCCATCTGGAGTCTCATCTGGGTTTCAGTCTCAAGGACTTGTCCAAATTGTCTGTGCACCAACTCCAGGAGCAGCAGGCTGCCTCCAAGAAGATCACAGACAAAATACCATGCAGCAGTCCACTGCTGAGCTTGACCTCACTCGATGAGGACTCTAACCCTGGCTACATATACCAGTGCAGACTTTGCAATCGGACATTTGTCAGCAAACATGCAATCAAGCTACATCTGAGCAAGACACATGGAAAAACACCAGAGGACCACCTGGTGTTTGTCACACCATTAGAAAAACTGGAAAAGGAGGAACAGTGA